Proteins encoded within one genomic window of Acidihalobacter prosperus:
- a CDS encoding glycoside hydrolase family 108 protein gives MDSVAASSPVASDPWVQTLIGNILTREGDTYTDRVSDLGGPTKYGITQATLAKYRGQPVTPADVEALTRDEAFAIYLKAYIDDPEFEHIDSDDLRDLLVDSGVQHGPGRAVQWVQRSVGVKVDGILGPISLNAINTANARALYVRTLSQRVRFYGAIITNTPDQAANASGWMNRIAPFIDREPFLTGAA, from the coding sequence ATGGATTCCGTCGCCGCCTCCAGTCCCGTCGCCTCCGATCCGTGGGTGCAAACCCTCATCGGCAACATCCTCACGCGCGAGGGTGATACGTACACCGATCGCGTCAGCGATCTGGGCGGCCCGACCAAGTACGGCATCACCCAGGCCACGCTGGCGAAGTATCGCGGCCAGCCCGTCACGCCGGCCGACGTCGAGGCGCTGACGCGCGACGAAGCGTTCGCGATCTACCTCAAGGCCTACATCGACGATCCCGAGTTCGAGCACATCGATAGCGACGATCTGCGGGATCTGCTGGTCGATTCGGGGGTTCAGCATGGTCCGGGCCGCGCAGTGCAGTGGGTGCAGCGCAGCGTCGGCGTGAAGGTCGACGGCATCCTCGGGCCGATCAGCCTCAATGCCATCAATACCGCCAACGCCCGCGCGCTATACGTGCGCACTCTCTCGCAGCGCGTGCGCTTCTATGGCGCCATCATCACCAACACGCCCGACCAGGCCGCGAACGCATCCGGCTGGATGAACCGCATCGCGCCCTTCATCGACCGCGAACCCTTCCTGACGGGGGCGGCATGA
- a CDS encoding phage terminase large subunit family protein: MKARGRAKIRPENPGGIFLPYQAKWAADQSRLKLSEKSRQIGFSWATAYAAVERTAAKGARFDQWVSSRDDLQARLFIEDCKMWAGAMELAAQDLGEVVIDPEKRLSAFVLQFSNGRRIHSMSSNPDAQAGKRGGRILDEFALHPDPRKLWAIAYPGITWGGNMELISTHRGSANFFNQLVREARENGNPKNISLHRVTLQDALDQGFLWKLQQMLPEDDERQAMDEAEYFDFVRSGAADEESFQQEYMCSPADDNAAFLEYDLIASVEYQIDWPWSEIEDGYLFCGVDIGRKKDLTVLWVLEKLGDVLYTRHVEAMEKMRKSAQEAILYPWFERANRVCIDQTGLGIGWVDDAQDKFGEHKIEGVSFTVATKEALAYPVRSAMEDRTVRIPYDPQIRADLRQVTKQTTTAGNVRFTAERTADGHADRFWALALALHAGSGPVSEIAFKSTGPRRSVAQTDYMGSRSLSTATGFGAVRGGNDFRGYDG, translated from the coding sequence ATGAAAGCCCGCGGCCGCGCCAAGATCCGGCCCGAGAATCCGGGCGGCATTTTCCTCCCCTACCAGGCGAAATGGGCGGCCGATCAGAGCCGCCTCAAACTGTCCGAGAAATCGCGCCAGATCGGCTTCTCGTGGGCGACTGCGTATGCGGCCGTCGAACGCACCGCGGCCAAGGGCGCACGCTTCGATCAGTGGGTGAGCAGCCGCGACGATCTCCAGGCGCGCCTGTTCATCGAAGACTGCAAGATGTGGGCTGGCGCGATGGAGCTGGCTGCGCAGGATCTCGGCGAGGTTGTGATCGACCCGGAGAAGCGCCTGTCGGCTTTCGTGCTGCAGTTCTCCAACGGCAGGCGCATCCACTCCATGTCGAGCAACCCGGACGCCCAGGCCGGCAAGCGCGGTGGGCGCATCCTCGACGAGTTCGCGCTGCACCCCGATCCGCGCAAGCTATGGGCGATCGCTTACCCCGGTATCACGTGGGGGGGCAACATGGAGTTGATCTCCACGCACCGAGGGAGCGCGAACTTCTTCAACCAGCTCGTGCGCGAGGCACGCGAGAACGGCAACCCCAAGAACATCAGCCTGCACCGCGTCACGCTGCAGGATGCGCTCGACCAGGGCTTCCTGTGGAAACTGCAGCAGATGCTGCCGGAAGACGACGAACGCCAGGCGATGGACGAGGCCGAGTACTTCGACTTCGTGCGCAGCGGCGCGGCCGACGAGGAGTCGTTCCAGCAGGAGTACATGTGCAGCCCCGCCGACGACAATGCCGCGTTCCTCGAATACGACCTGATCGCCAGCGTCGAGTATCAGATCGACTGGCCTTGGAGCGAGATCGAAGACGGCTACCTGTTCTGCGGTGTCGATATCGGCCGTAAAAAGGATTTAACCGTCCTTTGGGTGCTCGAAAAATTGGGCGACGTGCTCTATACGCGCCACGTCGAGGCCATGGAGAAAATGCGCAAGAGCGCGCAGGAGGCAATCCTCTATCCCTGGTTCGAACGCGCCAACCGAGTGTGCATCGATCAGACGGGCCTCGGCATCGGCTGGGTCGACGATGCGCAGGACAAGTTCGGCGAGCACAAGATCGAGGGGGTCAGTTTCACAGTGGCGACGAAGGAAGCCCTCGCCTATCCCGTGCGCAGCGCCATGGAAGATCGGACGGTGCGCATCCCCTACGACCCGCAGATCCGCGCGGATCTGCGCCAGGTCACCAAGCAGACCACCACAGCCGGCAATGTGCGCTTCACCGCCGAACGCACGGCCGATGGCCATGCCGACCGCTTCTGGGCGCTCGCACTGGCGCTGCATGCCGGCAGCGGGCCGGTCAGCGAGATCGCGTTCAAATCCACAGGGCCGCGCCGTTCGGTTGCGCAAACCGACTACATGGGCTCCCGCTCGTTGAGCACGGCGACGGGCTTCGGCGCTGTACGCGGCGGCAACGACTTCCGAGGCTACGATGGCTGA
- a CDS encoding gp16 family protein gives MAETAAGLREQAHNLRASAQRADSLDAYDKDMRQADDLDEQARRLEAAATKSKPKAKRVDRRRNAQLAKIHIARQQLGMDEETYRAMLQRIAGVTSAKALTPTGIGRVLEHLRSIGFKDKNARRPNPHISREAQIGKIEALLADAGRPWGYADAIAKRVCQIDAVAFCNGDQLQKIIAALAIDQRRRKAR, from the coding sequence ATGGCTGAAACAGCCGCCGGCCTCCGCGAGCAGGCCCATAACCTTCGCGCCAGCGCTCAGCGCGCAGACAGCCTGGACGCCTACGACAAAGACATGCGCCAGGCGGATGACCTGGACGAGCAAGCGCGCCGACTGGAAGCCGCAGCGACCAAGTCGAAACCCAAAGCCAAGCGAGTCGACCGGCGTCGCAACGCCCAGCTCGCCAAGATCCACATCGCCCGGCAGCAGCTCGGCATGGACGAGGAAACCTACCGCGCGATGCTCCAGCGCATCGCAGGCGTCACCAGCGCGAAGGCGCTGACGCCCACCGGGATCGGTCGCGTGCTCGAGCATCTGCGATCGATAGGGTTCAAGGACAAGAACGCACGGCGTCCTAACCCACATATCTCACGCGAGGCGCAGATCGGCAAGATCGAGGCGCTGCTGGCCGATGCCGGGCGCCCGTGGGGTTATGCGGATGCCATCGCCAAGCGCGTGTGCCAAATCGATGCCGTCGCGTTCTGTAACGGCGATCAGCTGCAAAAAATCATCGCCGCGCTGGCCATCGACCAGCGTCGCAGGAAGGCGCGCTGA
- a CDS encoding DUF4406 domain-containing protein produces MKIYIAGPMTGLPDNNYPAFHRMADELRAHGYHVENPAENASNPPPCGTWTGWMRLAIAQLIRCDHILMLNGWQNSRGALIEHRLACDLGLTVLTETNIDRDMEVT; encoded by the coding sequence ATGAAAATCTACATCGCCGGCCCTATGACGGGCCTACCGGACAACAACTATCCCGCGTTCCATCGCATGGCTGATGAGTTGCGTGCCCATGGCTATCACGTCGAAAACCCGGCCGAGAATGCCAGCAATCCACCGCCTTGCGGCACCTGGACCGGCTGGATGCGCCTGGCGATCGCCCAGCTGATTCGTTGCGATCACATCCTCATGCTCAACGGTTGGCAGAATTCCCGCGGCGCACTGATCGAGCATCGCCTGGCGTGTGATCTAGGGCTGACCGTGCTTACTGAAACCAACATCGATCGGGATATGGAGGTGACGTGA
- a CDS encoding Mor transcription activator family protein, with protein MDARLQELPKSVQELVELIGIDAALAIVQERGGIRLCVPRNAREDHWLVPLIGLDALRALVAHYDGEEIDVPRCASAIRAARERQIAAELEHDSVARVARRHAYTERGIRKLRRRLEARGDIEDAQGDLF; from the coding sequence ATGGACGCTCGCCTCCAGGAACTGCCGAAGTCAGTGCAGGAACTCGTCGAGCTGATCGGCATCGACGCGGCGCTGGCCATCGTGCAGGAGCGCGGCGGCATCCGACTCTGCGTGCCGCGCAACGCGCGCGAGGATCACTGGCTCGTACCGCTGATCGGTTTGGACGCGCTGCGGGCGCTCGTGGCGCACTACGATGGCGAAGAGATCGACGTGCCCCGCTGCGCTAGCGCCATACGTGCAGCTCGCGAGCGCCAGATCGCCGCCGAGCTGGAACATGATTCCGTCGCGCGCGTGGCCAGGCGTCATGCCTACACCGAGCGCGGCATCCGCAAGCTGCGCCGGCGCCTTGAGGCGCGCGGCGATATCGAGGATGCGCAGGGGGATTTATTCTGA
- a CDS encoding major capsid protein — translation MLSKLTQHQKAFLLLFAFLVFAEICGFLGYPLLHPHDLIGMGAIGIGIGNLSPSQARIIDPIVTEVVQGYQYPQLVGSALFPEVPVSTRGGQIVSFDKTAFMKFNLRRAPGAGTKRIEFGYAGLPYALLEDSVEGKVPFEIMQDAERVPGINLAAQYLKTTMQVVKKSLESDQAALALNAALYPANNTVVLSGTSKWSNAAGTPTADILDYREAIRTAIGMYPNTLLLSASAFKAARENPNVVARFQYTSHDSITAEMLANLWEVDKIVIGTDVYYDETTGAMVDVWGNNAVLAYVPPAPSSQQEPSFGYTYRMVGAPYAEEPYQDRNAKSWIYPVTYERAPVVTSIDSAFLIQTPA, via the coding sequence ATGCTCAGCAAGCTCACCCAACACCAGAAGGCATTCCTGCTGCTCTTTGCCTTCCTCGTATTCGCCGAGATCTGCGGTTTCCTCGGCTATCCCCTCCTGCACCCGCACGATCTGATCGGCATGGGCGCGATCGGCATCGGTATCGGCAATCTCAGCCCAAGCCAGGCGCGCATCATCGACCCGATCGTCACGGAGGTCGTGCAGGGTTATCAGTATCCGCAGCTCGTCGGCAGCGCTTTGTTTCCGGAGGTGCCCGTCTCGACGCGCGGCGGTCAGATCGTGTCGTTCGATAAGACGGCCTTCATGAAGTTCAATCTGCGCCGCGCGCCGGGCGCCGGCACCAAGCGCATCGAGTTCGGGTATGCGGGTCTGCCGTATGCACTGCTAGAAGACAGCGTCGAAGGGAAGGTACCGTTCGAGATCATGCAGGACGCCGAGCGCGTGCCGGGCATCAATCTGGCCGCGCAGTATCTCAAGACCACCATGCAGGTCGTGAAGAAGAGCCTCGAATCCGACCAGGCCGCGCTGGCGCTGAATGCGGCGCTCTACCCGGCCAACAATACCGTGGTGCTGAGTGGTACAAGCAAGTGGTCCAATGCCGCCGGCACGCCCACCGCGGACATTCTCGACTACCGCGAAGCGATCCGTACCGCCATCGGAATGTACCCGAACACGTTGCTGCTGTCGGCTTCTGCCTTCAAAGCGGCTCGCGAGAATCCCAACGTGGTAGCGCGCTTCCAGTACACCTCGCATGACTCGATCACGGCAGAAATGCTGGCCAACCTTTGGGAGGTGGACAAGATCGTCATCGGTACGGACGTGTACTACGACGAAACCACGGGAGCCATGGTCGACGTGTGGGGCAACAACGCGGTCCTTGCCTACGTGCCGCCTGCACCTTCCAGCCAGCAGGAACCGTCCTTCGGCTACACGTACCGCATGGTCGGCGCGCCGTATGCCGAGGAACCCTACCAGGACCGCAACGCCAAGAGCTGGATCTATCCGGTCACGTATGAGCGCGCGCCGGTGGTCACCAGCATCGACTCGGCGTTCCTGATCCAGACGCCCGCATAA
- a CDS encoding DUF935 domain-containing protein → MADTKVKPDFDQIATTLDGRDITRGYVWPQILLMPQDLVLTIRGGNDLRAYEDLLRDDQVAATFQQRRLAVTSAEWTVDAGGKRAIDKAAADFIKQQLNGIEWDRITEKMLYGTFYGYSVGECLYARDGAQVVLDDIRVRKSRRFRFDGELRMRMLTYDNLMGELLPDRKFWIYQSGADNDDEPYGLGLGHYVYWPVLFKRNGMRFWLIFLEKFGMPTGVGKYPSGTTAEDQNNLLAAVQAIQTDSGVIIPASMQLELLEAARSGTGDYDKLHSRMNEAISKAIVGQTMTADHGSSRSQAQIHMVVRQDLVKSDADTLCASFNNQVVRWLCDWNFPGAAYPRVYRRIEEPVDLGAMAATDKDLASIGFRRKLEDVQETFGGQFDDLGMPAQGQPGASIPSTAFAEGADPRDPVDLSTATLAQFAQPEIGRWMAKIEAMISQAESLEQLEDMLVNSFAELPSNKLGYLMGRAMAAAEAAGRFDVQQTAND, encoded by the coding sequence ATGGCTGACACCAAGGTCAAACCGGATTTTGATCAGATCGCGACAACGCTCGATGGTCGCGATATCACCCGCGGTTATGTCTGGCCGCAGATCCTGCTCATGCCGCAGGATCTGGTGCTCACCATCCGCGGCGGAAACGATCTCAGGGCTTACGAGGATCTGCTGCGCGACGACCAGGTCGCCGCGACGTTCCAGCAGCGGCGCCTGGCGGTCACCTCGGCCGAGTGGACCGTCGACGCCGGCGGCAAACGCGCGATCGACAAGGCCGCGGCCGACTTCATCAAGCAGCAGCTCAATGGCATCGAGTGGGATCGCATCACCGAGAAGATGCTGTATGGCACGTTCTACGGCTACTCGGTCGGCGAATGCCTGTACGCCCGTGACGGCGCGCAGGTCGTGCTGGACGACATCCGTGTGCGCAAGAGCCGCCGCTTCCGTTTCGACGGCGAGCTGCGCATGCGCATGCTGACCTATGACAACCTCATGGGCGAGCTGCTGCCCGATCGCAAGTTCTGGATCTATCAAAGCGGCGCCGACAACGACGACGAACCCTACGGCCTCGGCCTGGGTCACTACGTCTACTGGCCCGTCCTGTTCAAGCGCAACGGGATGCGGTTCTGGCTCATCTTCCTCGAGAAGTTCGGGATGCCCACCGGGGTCGGCAAATATCCGAGCGGCACGACGGCAGAGGATCAGAACAATCTGCTCGCGGCCGTGCAGGCAATCCAGACCGACAGCGGCGTGATCATCCCGGCGAGCATGCAGCTGGAATTGCTGGAGGCGGCGCGCTCCGGTACCGGCGACTACGACAAGCTGCACTCGCGCATGAACGAGGCAATCTCCAAGGCGATCGTCGGCCAGACGATGACGGCCGATCACGGCAGCTCGCGCAGCCAGGCGCAGATCCACATGGTCGTGCGGCAGGATCTGGTGAAGTCCGATGCCGATACGCTGTGTGCCTCGTTCAACAACCAGGTGGTGCGCTGGCTGTGCGACTGGAACTTCCCCGGCGCGGCCTATCCGCGCGTGTATCGCCGGATCGAGGAGCCCGTCGATCTCGGCGCCATGGCGGCGACCGACAAGGATCTCGCGTCGATCGGTTTCCGGCGCAAGCTCGAGGACGTGCAGGAAACCTTCGGCGGACAGTTCGACGACCTCGGGATGCCGGCTCAAGGGCAACCCGGCGCCTCGATCCCATCGACGGCCTTTGCCGAGGGCGCAGATCCGCGCGATCCGGTCGACCTCTCGACCGCGACGCTGGCTCAGTTCGCGCAACCCGAGATCGGCCGCTGGATGGCCAAGATCGAAGCCATGATCAGCCAGGCCGAAAGTCTCGAGCAGCTCGAGGACATGCTGGTCAATTCATTCGCCGAGCTGCCGTCCAACAAGCTGGGCTATCTCATGGGCCGCGCGATGGCTGCGGCCGAGGCCGCGGGTCGCTTCGACGTCCAGCAAACGGCAAATGACTGA
- a CDS encoding phage minor head protein: MTDPQPSAIGGILGQPFPQQLAFFRQKLANLVPTAAWDDMLKSAHDRGFMVAGAAKADLLSDLAAAVERAIGEGQSLEAFRKDFRAIVERNGWHGWTGEGSAAGEAWRTRIIYKTNAATSYAAGRFAQLKAFPLWVYRHTHGERYPRPQHEAWDGLTLRQEDAFWNAHYPPNGWGCRCYVVGARSERGAERLGGDSSKPLPDGWDRTDAKTGEPPGIDKGWGYAPGASVSDTVEAMAAKTTQWPYTIAKAYMQSMPADVRDSLARSYRSLPSVADDTRRYAQAVVEDRSTAPYRTLGLVTSKDAHEIQTLTGKNVSGFDFALDPSAIRHVQDKHGNPENEAARGQRPVTTDDYAQLPALLNAQGILTDAGFSRTTKLPLVKWQADIDGEQWSAVFEIRKGRRMLALQTLHIRNERQP, from the coding sequence ATGACTGACCCGCAGCCTTCCGCGATCGGCGGCATTCTCGGTCAGCCGTTTCCGCAGCAGCTCGCCTTCTTTCGCCAGAAGCTCGCCAACCTGGTGCCGACGGCCGCGTGGGATGACATGCTCAAGTCCGCGCACGATCGCGGATTCATGGTCGCCGGCGCCGCGAAGGCCGATCTGCTCAGCGACCTCGCCGCGGCCGTGGAGCGGGCGATCGGCGAAGGCCAGAGTCTCGAAGCGTTCCGCAAGGATTTTCGCGCCATCGTCGAGCGCAACGGCTGGCACGGCTGGACGGGCGAAGGCTCGGCGGCCGGCGAAGCCTGGCGTACCCGGATCATCTACAAAACGAATGCGGCCACGAGTTATGCCGCCGGCCGCTTCGCCCAGCTCAAGGCGTTCCCGCTTTGGGTCTATCGACACACACACGGCGAGCGATATCCGCGGCCACAGCATGAGGCTTGGGATGGCCTGACCCTGCGCCAGGAGGATGCATTCTGGAACGCGCACTATCCTCCCAACGGGTGGGGCTGCAGGTGCTACGTGGTGGGTGCGCGATCAGAGCGTGGCGCGGAACGACTCGGCGGAGATTCGTCCAAACCGCTGCCCGATGGCTGGGATCGCACGGATGCCAAAACCGGCGAACCGCCCGGCATCGACAAAGGCTGGGGTTATGCCCCCGGCGCCAGCGTCAGCGATACGGTCGAGGCGATGGCGGCCAAAACCACGCAGTGGCCCTACACCATCGCCAAGGCTTACATGCAGTCGATGCCGGCCGATGTGCGCGACAGCCTGGCGCGCAGCTATCGCTCGCTGCCCTCGGTGGCCGACGACACCAGGCGTTATGCTCAAGCGGTCGTCGAAGACCGTTCGACGGCGCCTTATCGCACGCTGGGACTGGTCACATCGAAAGATGCTCACGAGATCCAAACGCTCACGGGCAAAAACGTTTCGGGCTTTGACTTCGCGCTGGACCCCTCGGCGATCCGGCATGTGCAGGACAAGCACGGCAATCCCGAAAACGAAGCCGCGCGTGGTCAGCGTCCCGTCACGACAGACGACTATGCCCAGCTGCCTGCCCTGCTGAATGCCCAGGGCATCCTGACCGATGCGGGATTCTCACGAACGACGAAGCTCCCGCTCGTTAAATGGCAGGCGGATATTGACGGGGAACAATGGAGCGCGGTATTTGAGATCCGCAAGGGGCGCCGGATGCTGGCGCTCCAGACGCTCCACATCAGGAATGAGAGGCAGCCGTGA
- a CDS encoding DUF3486 family protein, translating into MPRRNALESLSPQTRAAIDRELIAAGFGGYAELAERLAEEHGIETNKSSLHRYGSKLQRRLAAIKASTEAARAIAEAAPDDADHRSAAVISLVQSDLFEALLSLQEADGEDVDPAERVKLLSRAARAIAQTGRASVSQKKWEAEVRTKAAEEAASKASKVAKNAGVSEETIKLIREQIMGIAG; encoded by the coding sequence ATGCCACGTCGCAACGCTCTCGAATCCCTCTCCCCGCAAACCCGCGCCGCCATTGACCGTGAGCTGATCGCGGCAGGCTTCGGCGGTTATGCCGAGCTGGCCGAACGCCTGGCGGAAGAACACGGCATCGAGACCAACAAGAGCAGCCTGCATCGGTACGGCTCGAAGCTGCAGCGCCGTCTTGCCGCCATCAAGGCCAGCACGGAGGCGGCGCGCGCGATCGCAGAGGCCGCGCCGGACGATGCCGATCACCGCTCGGCAGCCGTCATCAGCCTGGTGCAATCGGATCTGTTCGAGGCGCTGCTGTCGCTGCAGGAAGCTGACGGCGAGGACGTCGACCCGGCCGAGCGCGTCAAGCTGCTGAGCCGCGCGGCGCGTGCGATCGCACAGACCGGCCGCGCCTCCGTCAGCCAGAAGAAGTGGGAGGCCGAAGTCCGCACCAAGGCTGCCGAGGAGGCGGCGAGCAAGGCATCCAAGGTGGCCAAGAATGCCGGCGTTTCCGAGGAGACGATCAAGCTCATCCGCGAGCAGATCATGGGGATCGCAGGATGA
- a CDS encoding DUF2730 family protein, producing the protein MSGWEQHLTTFKNITDIVQTIGIIIIGIYTFSLRHGIANKKSIEDLEIELATAKSRVVALENRLDSAPTHQDLGNLHDRINDLSGAVRELVGVMSGVQRSLDRVEDKLMNEGGKR; encoded by the coding sequence GTGAGCGGTTGGGAGCAGCATCTGACGACGTTCAAAAACATCACGGACATCGTCCAGACCATCGGCATCATCATCATCGGGATCTACACTTTCTCGCTCCGCCATGGCATCGCCAACAAGAAATCGATCGAAGATCTGGAGATTGAACTGGCGACGGCCAAGAGCCGCGTGGTGGCGCTGGAGAACCGCCTCGACTCTGCGCCGACGCATCAAGACCTGGGCAATCTGCACGACCGCATCAACGATCTCTCCGGTGCCGTCCGCGAACTGGTCGGGGTAATGAGCGGCGTGCAGCGCAGCCTTGACCGAGTCGAGGACAAGCTGATGAACGAGGGAGGTAAACGATGA
- a CDS encoding TraR/DksA C4-type zinc finger protein — protein MREMQRETDWLDAARQVTEVETEHRIAERERPPEPLSADVALSSDDLRCPACGEPIPEARVRAGYTICVVCQDARERNSWLHRGG, from the coding sequence ATGCGAGAAATGCAACGAGAAACCGACTGGCTCGACGCCGCCAGGCAGGTCACTGAGGTCGAAACCGAACACCGCATCGCCGAGCGCGAACGTCCGCCGGAGCCCTTGAGCGCCGACGTGGCCCTGTCGAGCGACGACCTCAGATGCCCGGCATGCGGCGAGCCGATCCCCGAGGCCCGCGTGCGTGCCGGCTACACGATCTGCGTCGTCTGCCAGGATGCACGCGAGCGCAACTCCTGGTTGCACCGAGGAGGCTGA
- a CDS encoding DUF2190 family protein encodes MGRQSLVNLSLTLKATTAITQHRGVGFDGAQASAQGQKVLGVAHFDAVIGDEVTVDVDDTVLVEAGAAIAIGDALIMDAQGRAIPSTGEIGVAAGATAVTSSAANGAILTGGIMPEYVFADALEAATAAGQIIEVITRR; translated from the coding sequence ATGGGACGTCAATCACTTGTCAATCTGTCGCTGACCCTCAAGGCGACCACGGCGATCACGCAACATCGCGGCGTCGGCTTCGACGGCGCGCAGGCCAGCGCGCAGGGCCAGAAGGTGCTCGGCGTCGCCCACTTCGATGCGGTCATCGGCGATGAGGTCACCGTCGACGTCGACGACACCGTCCTGGTCGAAGCCGGCGCCGCGATCGCCATCGGCGACGCGCTGATCATGGATGCGCAGGGTCGCGCCATTCCCAGTACCGGCGAGATCGGCGTGGCGGCGGGCGCCACGGCTGTGACCAGTTCCGCTGCGAATGGCGCCATCCTGACCGGCGGCATCATGCCCGAATACGTCTTCGCGGACGCGCTCGAGGCGGCCACCGCTGCCGGCCAGATCATCGAGGTCATCACGCGCCGATAA
- a CDS encoding host-nuclease inhibitor Gam family protein, whose protein sequence is MQTDQQPNDMQQLELLAEDVRNARNALGEVVTDLESRISEIRRTFLAPMRERVCALNDAQDALRAAVKQSSADLWKRRRTRTAHGIRFGWMKGKGKITWTDEAKVIERIKQEFCDQADTYVRSKESVVKDAIQQLDAKRLKKLGITVTDGSEEVVIKDTAGELDKLIDMLMGDAMADEQEGA, encoded by the coding sequence ATGCAGACTGACCAACAACCCAACGACATGCAGCAGCTGGAGCTGCTGGCCGAAGACGTGCGCAACGCTCGCAACGCGCTCGGTGAAGTGGTCACCGATCTGGAATCTCGGATCTCCGAGATCCGGCGCACCTTCCTTGCCCCGATGCGCGAGCGTGTGTGTGCCCTCAACGATGCCCAGGACGCGCTGCGCGCGGCCGTCAAACAGTCATCCGCCGACCTCTGGAAGCGCCGCCGCACGCGTACCGCGCATGGCATTCGGTTCGGCTGGATGAAGGGCAAAGGCAAGATCACCTGGACCGATGAGGCCAAGGTCATCGAGCGCATCAAGCAGGAGTTCTGCGATCAGGCCGACACCTACGTGCGCAGCAAGGAAAGCGTCGTCAAGGACGCCATCCAGCAGCTCGACGCCAAGCGACTCAAGAAGCTCGGCATCACCGTCACGGACGGCTCCGAAGAGGTGGTCATCAAGGATACCGCCGGCGAGCTGGACAAGCTGATCGACATGCTCATGGGCGACGCCATGGCCGATGAACAGGAGGGCGCGTGA
- a CDS encoding VpaChn25_0724 family phage protein, producing the protein MSRYADLVAEDRRLVLLQALTESPDYALRETVLLRLLEGERLAIGQDGLREELRWLADCGALTIEYHDGIQAARITARGADIAAGRTRVEGIARPRP; encoded by the coding sequence ATGAGTCGCTACGCCGATCTGGTCGCCGAGGATCGACGCCTGGTGTTGTTGCAGGCGCTGACCGAGTCGCCGGACTATGCCCTGCGCGAGACCGTCTTGCTGCGCCTCCTGGAAGGTGAACGTCTGGCGATCGGCCAGGACGGCCTGCGCGAAGAACTGCGTTGGCTGGCAGACTGCGGCGCGCTGACCATCGAATACCACGACGGCATCCAGGCCGCGCGCATCACTGCCCGCGGTGCCGATATCGCCGCCGGCCGCACGCGCGTCGAAGGCATCGCGAGGCCGCGTCCTTGA
- a CDS encoding gp436 family protein produces MTYTTEQDMIDRFGNDELLQLTDRNNTGAIDTTVLDDAIADAGNEIDSYLGGRYTLPLSTVPPVLNRVCADIARYRLYTFEAPTEVANRYKANTQWLTQVANGVIQLGVDAVGAQPADAVTPPNPPARVFTYDTLKDY; encoded by the coding sequence GTGACCTACACCACCGAACAGGACATGATCGATCGCTTCGGCAACGATGAGCTGCTGCAGCTCACCGACCGGAACAACACCGGAGCGATCGACACGACCGTGCTGGACGATGCGATTGCCGACGCCGGCAACGAGATCGACAGCTACCTCGGTGGTCGTTACACGCTCCCCCTCTCGACGGTGCCTCCCGTTCTCAACCGCGTGTGTGCCGATATCGCCCGATATCGGCTCTACACGTTCGAGGCGCCGACTGAGGTGGCCAATCGCTACAAGGCGAACACGCAATGGCTGACCCAGGTCGCCAATGGCGTGATCCAGCTCGGCGTCGACGCCGTCGGTGCGCAGCCGGCCGACGCCGTCACGCCTCCGAATCCTCCGGCGCGGGTGTTCACCTATGACACGCTCAAGGACTACTGA
- a CDS encoding phage virion morphogenesis protein: MTVTIRIEDQEVLAALQALMDAGTHLEPAFRDIGEYMVDSTKRRFGEGISPDGDPWAPNSPVTLSRKSDPRPLHGESGRLENEIYPHVFADGVEIGSPLIYAAVQQFGAAKHAFGVSPWGDIPARPFLGLSDSDRMNVLDILQEHLTAATR, from the coding sequence ATGACGGTAACGATACGGATCGAGGATCAGGAAGTGCTCGCCGCGCTCCAGGCGTTGATGGATGCCGGCACTCACCTGGAGCCGGCATTCCGGGACATCGGCGAATACATGGTCGATTCCACCAAGCGGCGCTTCGGCGAGGGGATCTCGCCGGATGGCGACCCTTGGGCGCCCAACAGCCCTGTCACGCTTTCGCGCAAGAGCGACCCGCGCCCGCTGCACGGCGAGTCGGGACGCCTGGAGAACGAGATCTACCCGCACGTCTTCGCGGATGGTGTCGAAATCGGTTCCCCACTGATCTATGCGGCCGTTCAGCAGTTCGGCGCGGCCAAGCATGCGTTCGGGGTCTCGCCCTGGGGCGACATCCCGGCAAGGCCGTTCCTCGGCCTGTCCGATTCGGATCGCATGAACGTGCTCGATATCCTCCAGGAACACCTGACGGCTGCGACGCGCTGA